The Micromonospora violae DNA segment GCTGCGTACGCAGACCCCGGACTCGCTGACCCTGGAGGAGGCGCTCAAGCTGCTCAGCCTTCCCCGGCTGATCGGTGTCGCGCCGGACGGCGTCGAGGTCTTCGCCAACAACGGCCGCTACGGCCCGTACGTCAAGCGGGGCGAGGAGTTCCGTTCGCTCGAGTCCGAGGACCAGATGTTCACGGTCGGTCTGGATGAGGCGCTGGCTCTGCTGGCCGCCCCGAAGACCCGTGGGCGGCGGGCGGCGGCCCCGCCGTTGCGCGAGATGGGCGTGGACCCGGCGACCGAGAAGCCGTTGGTGATCAAGGACGGCCGGTTCGGCCCGTACGTGACCGACGGGGAGTTCAACGCGTCGCTGCGGCGCGGGCAGACGCCGGAGGCGTTGAGCCTCGAGGAAGCGTCCGAGATGCTGGCCGAGAAGCGGGCGAAGGGTCCGGCGCCGCGGAAGAAGGCGGCGGCGAAGAAGGCGCCCGCGAAGAAGGCCACGGCCGCCAAGAAGGCCACGGCCACGAAGAAGACGGCGGCCGCCAGCAAGTCCACAGCTGCGAAGAAGACCACGACGGCGAAGGCCACCACTGCGGCGAAGAAGGCCCCGGCCAAGAAGGCCGCCCCGCGCAAGGCCGCCACCAGCACGGAGTAGACCGGATCTGCGAGATCTTGGAAGGAATCCGCCCCTCCAAGGGCACTTTCTCTCCAAGATCTCGCCGTTGTCCACAGGGGCAGCGTGCGGTGTCGGTGATCGGGAGACTTGAGTGTCATGAGTCTCCGGAGGGGGTCGTCCCTGGCTGCCTGGGGTCGGCGGCTGCCTGGTGATGACGCGGACGAGCTGACCTGGCTGCTCTTCCACCAAGAGGACGTGTTGAGCCTCGACCAGGCGAGACGGCACCTGTCGACCAAGGCCATTCGGCATCGTGTGGCGACCGGGAGGTGGCGCCAGATGCACCGAGCCGTGTTCGTCGCTCACAACGGGCCGGTCAGTGCCGGTCAGCTCCGGTGGGCAGCCATCCTCGCCGCAGGTCCGCAGGCGGTCCTCGGTGGTCTGACCGCGGCACAGGCTGGAGGGCTCCGGGGATTTCCGGGTCGACCGGTGCACGTGCTACTTCCGGCCGCCTGCCGACGCGGATCGCTGCCACCGGGTGCGCTGGTGCACCGGACCGTCACGCTGACCGACCGAGATGTGCTGGCCGTCGGGCAACCCCGGCGGACCCTGCCGGCTCGGTCGATCGTGGATGCAGCCCAGTGGGCCAGCGGTGATCAGGAGGCGCGGGCGATCATCGCCGCTGCATTCCAACAACGGCTTGTGGCTGCCGATGACCTGCACCAGGTCGTCAACCGGCTGCCCCGGGCCCACCGTCGCCAGCTGATCCTGGCCACGGCTGCGGACGCCGCAGGGGGCTCGCACTCGTTGGCGGAGCTGGACTTCCTGGGCCTGATCCGTCGCGCCGGACTACCCGAACCGACGCGGCAGAAGGTCCGCCATGACTCGGCCGGGCGGCGTCGGCACCTGGACGCCTACTTCGAGCAGTGGGGGGTGCACGTCGACATCGACGGTGGACAGCACCTCGATCCGCGGGCCTGGTGGGCGGACATGCGTCGCCAGAACGCGCTCTGGGTCGACGGTGACCGCCTGCTGCGCTTCCCGGCCTGGGCTATCCGTGCCAAACCGGACGAGATCATCACCCAACTTCGCGCCGCTCTCCAAGCCGCGGGCTGGCCAGGCTAGCCAAATCCGTAGACCTTGGAAGCGAAGTGCCCCTGGAGGGGCGGTTTCCTTCCAAGATCTCGAGAATGCGCGCCGGTGCGCGGTGGTCAAGTCAGGCGCCGAGGACGTGCGTCAGGTGGGGGTTGGTGAAGAGCCGGTCGGGGTCCAGCCGGTCGCGGACGGCCTGGAAGTCCGCGAAGCGGGGGTACGCCGTGGCCAGCGAGGCGGCGTCGCGGTAGTGCAGCTTGCCCCAGTGCGGTCGACCGCCCAGCCCGGCGGCCACCTCCTCGAAGGCACGGAAGTACGGCTCGTACGGCATGCCGACGTACTGGTGCACGGCGATGTAGGCGTTGTCCCGGCCGTAGCCGTGCGACAGCCAGATGTCGTCCGGGGCGGTGAATCGCACCTCGACCGGGAAGAGCACCTTGAACGGCAGGCCGTCCACGATCCGTTGGAGCGCGGCGAGCGCCTCCGGCAATGCCTCGCGGGGCAGGCCGTACTCCATCTCCACGAAGCGGACCCGGCGCGGGGTGCAGAAGACCCGGTCGGAGCGGCCGGTGTACCGGCGTTCGGTGAGGGCACGGGCGGAGACCGCGCTGATCCCCGGGGCCAGCGCGGGCACGGCCCGGCCGAGTCGGCACGCCCCGGCGAAGACCCGGTTGGACAGGAAGTCGTCGTCCAGCCAGCCGCGCCAGCGCGACAGCGGCAGGTCGTTGGCGGGTACCCGGTCGTTGGCCTTGACCTGGACCCGGGACGTGTACGGGAACCAGTAGAACTCGACGTGGTCGTGCCGGTCGATCAGCGCGGGCAGTTCGGCGAGCACGTCGGCCAGTTCGGCCGGGCGTTCGTGGGCGCGCAGGACGAAGGCGTCCACGCAACGCAGGGTCACCTCGATCAGGACGCCGAGCGCGCCGAGTGACACCCGGGCGGCGGCGAGGACGTCGGGGTGCTCGTCGGCGGAGCAGCGCAGCACCTCGCCGGTGCCGGTGACCAGGGTGATCGCCTCGACGAAGGTGGAGAGGCATCCGTAGCCGGCGCCGGTGCCGTGGGTGCCGGTGGAGATCGCCCCGGCGACGGTCTGCGCGTCGATGTCACCGAGGTTGGGCAGCGCGAGACCGTGTCGGGCGAGCAGGCCGTTGAGCGCGTGCAGGGTCATGCCGGCCGGCACGGTGACCAGTCGTTGGGCGACGTCCACGCTGACCGTGGTGTCCAGGTCGGACAGCTCCATCCGACGGTCGTCGGCGAGCGCGACGGCGGTGAACGAGTGGCCGCTGCCGGTGACCCGGATCCGAGCGCCGTCGGCGGCGGCAGATCGGACGGCTTCTACGACGTCGGTCGGCGAGCCGGGGCGCAGGATCGCGCTGGCGCTGCCACGCTGGTTCCCGGCCCAGTTGGACCAGCCAGCCCCGAGCGGTGCGGTGCGGACCATGCGCGCTCCTCATTCATGAATATGAACTGACTTCATATCAGGAACGTTCTAGCTGGTAAATACCGCAATTGCGATCCGCTCGTTGTACCGGTAGTCACGGACTCGTGACGTGGAGATATGTTCATCCGTCGAAGGGGGGTGGCGCAGAGTGTCCACACCAGCCGCCACGACCGGGCCGCTGCGCCGCGTACCGGTGCAAGGTCGAAGTGTCGCGCGGGTACAGCGCATGTTGGATGCCTGCGCCGAGCTCGTCGACGAGGTCGGGTACGAGGGGCTGACCACCACGCTGCTCGCCGAGCGGGCCGAGGTGGCGATCGGGTCGGTCTACCAGTTCTTTCCGGACAAGCGCGCCATCGTGCAGGCGTTGACCCTGCGGACCATGGAGTCCTACCTTCAGCGCCTCGACGAGCGGTTCGCGTCCGACGAGATGACCCACTGGTGGGACGGCGTCGACGCGGGCATCGACGAGTACATCACGATGCACCGCACCGTCCCGGGCTTCCGTACCCTGCACTTCGGCGACGTGGTCGACCTGCACCTGCTCGATGAGCAGCGGGACAACAACGGCGTGATCGCCGACCAGTTGGCCCGGGTGCTCACCGAACGTTTCGGGCTCACCGACGTGCCCCAGCTGCGCTTCGTGCTGGAGATCGCGGTCGAGGCGGCGGACGCGCTGATCAAGCTCGCGTTCCGTCGGAAGTCCGACGGCGACGAGCGCGTGCTGCTGGAGGCGAAGGCGCTGATCCGGGAGTACCTGCACCGCCAGGTCGACGGCCCGGACAACGGCCCGTCCACCGCCGGAAAGCAGACCGAGGCGGCCCAGCCCGTCTGAGTGGGGCGCGGGCCGCGCCCGGTGGTGGGGGCGACGGCCCGGCCTCAGAGGAAGGCCTGCCCCTCACCCCGGTAGGTGGGCACGGTCGCCACGACCGCGTCCCCCTCGATCAGGTGCAGCTCGTTGACCCGTTCACACAGCTCACCCGCCTTGGCGTGCCGGAACCACACCCGGTCGCCGACGCGCAGATCGGCCGCCGCCGCTCCGGACAGCGGAGTCTGCACCTCACCGGCGCCCTCGGTGCCGACCAGCTTCAGCCCCGCCGGCAGCCACGGCCGGGGCAGCCGACTGTCGGCGGCCGGGCCGGAGGCGATCCAGCCGCCGCCGAGCACCGTCGCCAACTCCGGGGTCGGTCGGCGGACCACCGCGCAGGCAAAGAACGCCGCCGGGGTGGGCCGCCAGGCGCGGTACGCGTCGAACAGCGTCGGCCCGTACAGGCCCGATCCCGCGGTGACCTCGGTGACCGCGGGGTCGGCGCTGGTCGCGGCCACGCTGCCGGTGCCGCCGCCGTTGACGAACTCCAGGTCGGCGTGCTCGCGGACCGCGGCGACCGCCGCGCCACGGCGGGCCAACAGCTCACGGTACGACCCGCGCTGGGCCAGCCTGATCGCGCCGGCCAGCAGCGTCTGCCCCGGCGGCGCGTCGCCCAGACCGGCGATCTGCGCCTCATACGACATCAGCCCGACCAACCGGAAGCCGGGTCGACCGGCGACGGCGGCGGCGAGCGCGCCGGCCGCCCGCGCGCTGTGCACCGGTGAGCGGCGGACGCCCACGTGCACCCGCCCCCGCAGTGGTCGCCAGGAGGCGTCCAGGTCCAGGCAGAGCCGTAGCTCGGCGCGTTGCCCCGGGGCCGCGATGGCGTCGATGAAGTCGAGTTGGCCGGTGCCGTCGATCATCAGCGTGATCGCGGCGGCGAGCGTCGGGTCGGCACCCAGTTCGGCGAGTGCGGCCCGGTCCGCGCTCGGGTACGCGACCAGCACGTCGTCGCTCACGCCGGCGCGGACCAGCCAGATCGCCTCGGGCAGGGTGAACGCCATCACGCCGTGCCAGCCGGGCCGGGCGAGGGCTCGGCTGATCAACTCCCGGCTGCGGACCGACTTGCTGGCGAGGCGGACCGGCTTTCCGGCGGCG contains these protein-coding regions:
- a CDS encoding endonuclease domain-containing protein; protein product: MHRAVFVAHNGPVSAGQLRWAAILAAGPQAVLGGLTAAQAGGLRGFPGRPVHVLLPAACRRGSLPPGALVHRTVTLTDRDVLAVGQPRRTLPARSIVDAAQWASGDQEARAIIAAAFQQRLVAADDLHQVVNRLPRAHRRQLILATAADAAGGSHSLAELDFLGLIRRAGLPEPTRQKVRHDSAGRRRHLDAYFEQWGVHVDIDGGQHLDPRAWWADMRRQNALWVDGDRLLRFPAWAIRAKPDEIITQLRAALQAAGWPG
- a CDS encoding D-arabinono-1,4-lactone oxidase encodes the protein MVRTAPLGAGWSNWAGNQRGSASAILRPGSPTDVVEAVRSAAADGARIRVTGSGHSFTAVALADDRRMELSDLDTTVSVDVAQRLVTVPAGMTLHALNGLLARHGLALPNLGDIDAQTVAGAISTGTHGTGAGYGCLSTFVEAITLVTGTGEVLRCSADEHPDVLAAARVSLGALGVLIEVTLRCVDAFVLRAHERPAELADVLAELPALIDRHDHVEFYWFPYTSRVQVKANDRVPANDLPLSRWRGWLDDDFLSNRVFAGACRLGRAVPALAPGISAVSARALTERRYTGRSDRVFCTPRRVRFVEMEYGLPREALPEALAALQRIVDGLPFKVLFPVEVRFTAPDDIWLSHGYGRDNAYIAVHQYVGMPYEPYFRAFEEVAAGLGGRPHWGKLHYRDAASLATAYPRFADFQAVRDRLDPDRLFTNPHLTHVLGA
- a CDS encoding TetR family transcriptional regulator, which produces MLDACAELVDEVGYEGLTTTLLAERAEVAIGSVYQFFPDKRAIVQALTLRTMESYLQRLDERFASDEMTHWWDGVDAGIDEYITMHRTVPGFRTLHFGDVVDLHLLDEQRDNNGVIADQLARVLTERFGLTDVPQLRFVLEIAVEAADALIKLAFRRKSDGDERVLLEAKALIREYLHRQVDGPDNGPSTAGKQTEAAQPV
- a CDS encoding amino acid deaminase/aldolase translates to MAIESDKLRERLDRATAHLDPPYAVVDLTAFDANSAALADRAAGKPVRLASKSVRSRELISRALARPGWHGVMAFTLPEAIWLVRAGVSDDVLVAYPSADRAALAELGADPTLAAAITLMIDGTGQLDFIDAIAAPGQRAELRLCLDLDASWRPLRGRVHVGVRRSPVHSARAAGALAAAVAGRPGFRLVGLMSYEAQIAGLGDAPPGQTLLAGAIRLAQRGSYRELLARRGAAVAAVREHADLEFVNGGGTGSVAATSADPAVTEVTAGSGLYGPTLFDAYRAWRPTPAAFFACAVVRRPTPELATVLGGGWIASGPAADSRLPRPWLPAGLKLVGTEGAGEVQTPLSGAAAADLRVGDRVWFRHAKAGELCERVNELHLIEGDAVVATVPTYRGEGQAFL